The genomic DNA CAGTGATCTGACTGATAGATTTATTAAAGATTGACCTATGATTGTCCTGTTATGTGATCTCATTGTTACATGAACCATAATGTGATATTTCATGACTGAGTCTATTAGAGAGAGTCAGCAAACCAGACTCTTATCTAACTGTAGGGCAAAAGTCAAGGACATTTAACAAAACTTCCCAGTTGGCCAGAACAAACTCTTTAATCAAACACTCAAATTAAAGTCAGCGCATTCATCCTGCGGCCGTATCCTCAAATGCCTTGTGGCATGTCACCTCCACATGTGTGTTCCGCTCTCTCTCAAATGCGCACATCTCACACCATGTGAAAACTTCAGCACTATTGTTTCCAAGTAACTTTCATGTTGGACAATGACCTTAACACAGCAGGGTGTGAATACATAACCGCAATCAGGTTATGAAAGCATGCGTTTGTGTGTACATGCATAACACATaacacagtgtgtatgtgtgctctAGACGTGTATAGATACAAGGGTTTGTATGATTGTATAAGTAAAACAATGCATTAGACTGTTATTTGTCTATGTAATGCCGTTCCTAGCAAAGCACatacaaaaatgaatgtttttgaggacaaatgtaattttttttttttttttttttaggcagggCGCTCTGTCACCGCTGGAGTTTGTATAAACATCTCCAAACTTCCTTCCTTCAATTCACAAAAACCCTCCCTTGTGGTTTccccaatcacacacacattagcaTCCCATCATGTCCACACATACAGTACCACTCAAACGTTTGGACAcgcttgactgaatttatgtttaaaaaaccTTTTCATCTAAAGGCTTCTACTTAAATGCTTTAACTTAGTTTTGTAGACACACATAAATTGagtatgtattattttttatttaaaattaaaagcagtcttacaaactaaaatgtacattaaatgtgTTCTTCAGTGGGAAACATAAGAAGAAATCCGAGGCGAAACTTGAGATATGGTATTGTCCTGCTGGTTACCTGACGTACAGCAATGTAAACTGAATTATTTAAAGGTACCCTTGAACATTTCAGTAAGAAAGACATTCCTGAAGTGAACGAAGAAACATTCAGCATAGGGCATTGAAAAATCATGGTGACACCACAGATGTCGTTTTGGACACTATTGTAGTATCCTTGGGAAAACACAATATTCTGTGATGCTATGTGATATGATTATGGTCACTAAATGGTTCCGTGGTATAGGGCTATACCAAAATACCCTTACTGAACCATGGCACCcataaagtactttttttttgccCATTATTATGTTGGTCTGACGAAGCCAGcaaactgttattctacaaactttgtttaggCTTTTTTCTAAATCACTAAACCAAGACCAACAAttctaacactaactcctccaagagctttcaagctacatccaccaaacttggtacggACCTTCAGACtattctggaatagtgtgctgtcTATTTTCTAACATATTGGATTGACGGTTTTCGCTGAGCGGACGATCAAAATGGGAAAAATCCAATAAAatttacattgacggaatgttcaaatgggccaacggaatgctcattaattcaaactccaaatgTCACAAATTcaaaagtaaacacacacacgaCCATTAATCTGCTTTTAGATTGCCCTCTctctttctatccatccatctaatgGTTTATCTGACAATCTATGTAGCTGgcagtttgtcttactgtaatgtctgtatatccaccaaacttcaaacttttaaaactagtttaaatttCAGACGTGGTCTTAGCCAACATCAAAGCTTGTCTTGACAAACCTTACCTATCTAGTTTAAGTTATTCCCATTTatgatggtaatgccatggtattctTTCATATTATCATTTTAGagatatatgaatatggtaatcattcagttaaGTGGTATACCAAAATACAACTATATTACCGCCAAAGCACTTTTATAAATTTAAACTATGTTTGATCACccgtgttgggtgtaatccaattaccaagtaattagttactgtaatccaattactttttagtcaaaaaaagtctaatgcattacattttaaattcttgtaatcagattacagttactgtctttcaattaatttaattactattAAGTACAtaatagggttatgcttatttctaatatattatttatgtagaatacattaattatggCCCCATAAagagtcattgtgaagaagaaatgtgaggtgctgagtgtatgacttgtgtggaACAACGAACAAAGAAATAGACAtcattttggatttgtttgagcggaaaagtgtttttaGAAAGCACCCCATGccgcccccccgcaagatgccaccctgggcagctgcccatgtcacccatccCTAAATCTGCCACTGGTAAAAAGTTCTTGAACACTAATGATGGTAATACCACTGTATTCTTTCAAAGTATCATATTAGAgaaacataaatatggtaatcattcaggaccgtgatatattttaaaatatcgacACTGAACCATGGTGCCGCCTTTTTGTACACGTATGCAAAGTTAATATTTTTAAGGTATTCCATCTGACACATCACTAAAATCACCATAGTACTTTTTCTGTAGGTGGTAAGAAAGATAAGAGAGACTTTCGAGAAAGTTTCTGAATGGAGAAATGAATGGATGTGAAAAGACTCACTTGAGGTCGATGAGAATATCTTTACGCGTGACTTTCCTCTTGCAGAGGAATCCACTCTTCATCTTCACACTGTAGTGGATCTTGTGGAAGCTCACGGTAGATCCTTTACGGGACGATGAGAAGTTGGTGGGCACGGTGTTCCTCCTATCTTCAAACCTGGTCATTTGAACGGCCGTGTCTGCCATTATTGCGCACCTGGAGACCATCACCACCAATGAGATGTCTGATCGCATTCATTGATATAGTTAAAAATAGGATCATTTAAAAGTTGATCTGCCAAGAACATAAATGACTCAAAACAGAGTTAAACATCTAGAGTTCCAGTCTGATTTCATTTGAGGATCTTCTTGATCAATTAAGACTGAATCTAGATAAAGACAAAacagctgttttgctgcttcttATTAGCCCCGAAAAATGATTAAGTGTCACTTCTAATAATTCTAGTTTATTTCTAAACAAATAATTATGCAAAACAAGTTAAACATCCCATCAGAAAGTGCCTGCTGGCAGGATTTCACAAcggaaaatgaacaaatcaagGTAAAGTAGAACAAACCGATTCTGTCTCTGTCGTGAAATCGGAGGAATATCGATTATTTCACGCGCGATTGGCGTCAAGCGGCATTTAAACTCACCTGATGCAGCAGTGTGTTTTAtgatgggggtgtgtgtgtgtgtttgtagttaTGAGGTTTCATAAAAACACGAGGCACGTCACACTCACCGGATTGACTTCTGCTTTACATATGCATAACCGCTTTAAATATACCAGCATTATAGCTGCTTATGCACATATATGCATTAAATATATGAAGATCAGCATTTTTAGTAATGACTTTTGCTTTATTGCCTTGTAATGCTGCATATCTGCTGTAAACATATGAAGATCAGCCTCCAAGAGTGACATATAtgcattaaatatacagtataagatgCAGTGCTTATATAGTCCACATATTTGCTTTATAAAGATCAGTCTTTATTAGTTATTTCTGCTTTAGACATCCTAGATAAGCACATCAACTTAAATATATAAGTTGTGTGTTCATACATAGCCTACACATACATATATCTGCTTTAATATATAAGAAGATCAACACGTGACCTACATATCTGCATTAAATACAAAGCTATTATAGGCatggggttttcaaagtcttatACACAGACCAAATGTACTTTTTTGCAGatttatatacatacaataaTGTTGTATACTGTACAGGCCTATATACAATagccaagtaaataataaataagataTCCTATggtaaatgtcaaaaatatcttTCTTCCACTAAAACAGTCAGTACATTCTGGCCACGtatttgaagttttatcaggTATTTTCCTCTAGTGTTTATCAAAATTCATCATATTTCAGGtgttggagcaattcaccaatgATGATCAATAACCTTAATTTCAGTCTTACAGACTCATTCGGCATTACGTCATACACTGGTGTGTGCTATAAAATATTTCACTTAATAATAACCAtattctgcattatttttttattgccctTATGACAATGGACCAGGCTTTAAATATCAGTTACGTTTGCTTTAGAAATCCTAGACATCCACATATCTATTTAAACATCAGAATTAGCGTTTATATAGTctacatatgtgtatatgtgcTTTAATATATTAGAAGATAAGCAGATAACTTGCATATCTGCACTGAATATGTAACTATCAGTTCTTATATAGCCCATATATAAATTTGTACGTTAAATATATTAAGACCCGGCTTTAATATCAGTTATTTCTGCTATACTGTAGATATATGACCTACATATGCATATACGTGCTTTTAATAtatgaaaagaccagcattaagATAACTTGCATATGTATATCTGCTGTAAATATAcatcgatgagccaaaacattatgaccactcacaggtgaagcaaataatgttgatcatctcctaagaaggtcacatgtcaaggtctgggtagattagatgataaGTGAACAATCCCTTCTCgttgtcaacgtgttgaatgcaggagaaataggcaggagtaaagacccgagcgactttgacaagggccaaattgttatggccagatgactgggtaagagcatctctgaaactgtGCTCCCGGTCAggagtggtgagtacctaccaacagtggtccgaggagggacaaaccacaaaccggcgacagggagttgggtgcccaaggctcatcgattcACAAGGGCAaggaaggctatcctgtctggtcacAACCGACAGAAGGTCAACTGTGGcaaaagtcacagaaaatgttaatgattgttacgggaggaatgtgtcacgaCACACAGTGCGTCGCaccctgtccaccgtcaaaagtgcctacaatgggcacgcgagcttctgaactggaccttggagcagtggaaggtcgcctggtctgatgagtcccgttttcttttacatctggggaagtgatggcaccaggatgcactgtgggaagacgacaagctggtggagggagtgtgatgctctgggcaatgttctgctgggaaaccctggctccgtccattcatgtggatgtcaatttgacacgtgccacctacctaaacaccattgcagaccaggtacaccccttcatggcaatggtattccctgatggcagtggcctctttcagcaggataatgcgccctaccacactgcacacattgttcgggaatggtttgaggaacatgatggagagttcaaggtgttgccctggcctccaaatgactcagatctcaatctgattgagcatctgtgagatgtgctggaccaacaagtccgatccatggcagctccacctcacaacttacaggacgtGAAGGATTTGCTGCTAAcatcttgatgccagataccacaagacaccttcaggggtcttttaGAGTCCATGCCTCCACAGGTCAGTGCTTTATTGGCTGCAcgaggaggaccaacagcatattaggcagctggtcataatgttttggctcatcagtgtataatacagtatatacgtaTCCCAGCCTTTATAAAGACACGAGTTTAGAATAGGACTGTCTGTCTATTAAATTATGAAACAGCCAATATAATGGCTCTTCATCCCGTATTTTATTGTCCCTCTTGACAAGTTACACAACCTGCTGTTTGACAAACGTACCAGCATCTGGACTCTGCCCACTTACTGTATATAAAccttatcaaacacacacacccacacacacacaaaaacttatGAAAAACTGTTACAAAACAACAAATGATTTAGGTTAGGTGGTTAGGTAACCTTGTTTGCAAAGACACAATAATGGATGCCCTGAGGAACAGACTTTACTGACACCAGTCAGGCATGAGTTTACTAAGAACATTTGGATTCCTTTTACTAACTGGTTATACTGGTAATATTAACCCCTTATACCACACatctgttaaatgcttgattctgattggtttcacactcaaatttaaaagctcaccattcacacctATTGTGGAATAATTGCAAAAACTTTCTCATTTTTGAGAAccaagactccaattattcataaataatattatttgtgtttataatattatgataatcaaatcttttttttgttttcctaactttgtaaacatattCTGGTTCTGTTGACTCTacatcactttgaaaagtctcattttattccactaggtggcagtaaGCACTAGAAGAGAGAGTTTATTCTCTATCacgttccatcacaatatacagatctaaatgtaggtggtgctctaatgcattttggccctcacagatgtgctcgtccatagacattcagtctaattttcagttaaagcaccacccttgttgtttcactgaatatctcggcctctgagtggactaaaagctcaatctaggtgtcattagaaagctgagattttTTCAtgaatagtcgaaaacatattttctgatgatttgtttagcatgcttttccttctggatggcatattttgttctggacatctaagatataacattggagtattcagccaagcaaaaaatttctctttttttttttttttttttttttaagagaacttCCTAAGGAAAAGCAGATATAAATTTACAGCAGCATttattggagcataaaagagacatttgtatttgatgacttacagaaataatatttcactttgtgattcttttgaaaatcttttgaactgtggtattagggcaacaaaataaactatatagtcacatttctgagaatgagagcttttatATGATaaatgacttgtccatttaggtgctaagTGAGGgatttttatttcatataaatatttctaccccgtTTCCTCttgggggcgctaattttcaacgcgaatgttttgaggtcttattttgttattttatgtaacataaatgcagaagtgatggttatcgcTGAAAAGTTTAGATTCTACATTTTCAAATTATACCTCATAAGTCTgacttatgtacagtatatggatattttaatgttttaagcggAAACTTTTCTCGCGATATAGCGCGCCCCCCCCTGCCGGCGGGTCCATAGTGATTAaaaggtttttataaaaaaaaataaaataaaaaaaaacattacagtggaagtgaatggggccagtcagtaaacattaaaataaacatggCTTCAAcagtacagccacaagatgtaaacattatgtacgttaacattattttagtgttataaTAACCTCATCTGTGGAAGCTAtcgccaatattacaactttgttgtcatggcaacgaaaccCATAATCCCTGTATTGGATATAACTATACACATACGAGGtaagtgagtgattttatcacactaaaatcatgttaacatgtataatgtttacatcttttgaATATACTTTCGAAAggatgtgtattttagcattaattgactggccccattcacttccattgtaagtccctcactgGCAAGCAACCGCATGTCTCTCTGCTTTTTCCCAATAGAGCATGACTCAATGTTGTCTCTTTATATCTGTGGCCTGCCcacacacgcacgcgcgcgcacacacacacacataaacacactgttCGAGTGTCATAACAGAGCCCTGCCCTCACAGATGCATGAGGAAATCAGTAGAAACGAAACTAAAGTACTTCTGTTTCTCTGAGTCCCTTTTACACTTTCCTCCACGGAAATGGAAGACCAGCAGGACCCACGCATATGCTCTGTTTGCCTACAGGACCTGCAGGAAAACAGCTGCCCTCAGTGTCAACAGACTTCCACATCTGGGACAGATCAGGATGAATCCATTGCATCGGTTGCAGAGAGTCTGGAGAGGACGAGACTTCAGAGAGACACCTCTGTGGATGTCCAAGCTGAAACTGGAGATGTGGAGTGTGACTCCTGCACTGTGAATAGAGGGAAAGCCATTAAATCATGTCTGGTGTGTTTGGCCTCTTACTGCGATACTCACCTCAGGATACACAATGACCTGAACGCAGGGAAGACACACTGTCTAGTGGAAGTCACGGGACATCTGCAGGGGAAGATGTGCTCCAAACATGAGAAACTTCTGGAGGTTTTATGCCGCACTGACCAGCAGTGTATTTGTTACCTCTGCATGCTGGACGACCACAAAGGTCACGATGTAGTCTCGGTTGCCATAGGGCGAGAAGAGAAACAGGTGAGGTTGGGACGGGGCAAGGGCGTGGCTTGGGGTTTGGttgatgcatgttttataaacctTATGATATCACACCAAAATAAGTTTCTAACAGGTTTGAAAGAAAGTCAGTTAATCGAATTGGTGAATATTTTTAAGAATAGCCTGTTGAAGTTTGTTCAAAAGGTCTTCAAAAACCCTCCAGAACGAAGACGTGGACAATGACAGTACAAACACATAGAGAAATTTACAATTATTTGCCTAGTTAAAGGTGAAGAAACGGTCACAAGCCACAACAAGTTAAACTAAGACACACCTAAATCACTTTACACATCAGATTCCAcaaaggaatttaacaattccagTTCCAATTCTGATTCGGTTTCAGTAATGATTCTTTGAAGAAACATTTGGAAAGAAGAAGTGCAATTCCTCTTGGATTTCCTGCCCTCAGCagtgttaccaaatgatgagatcattaaatattttaacagaACGGAATCTTGCAAATGGTGTTTACACTGaatgtttaataaatatgttttcattcattaattttctAAAATGTATCTTTGACTATGTATTGTAATTTCAACAACTATACGGTAAATACTCtaattcttggttcatttcgaGTCGGACATGACGAAATGAATTACTTTTGGTTTTTCGGTCATTTGTTCGTTAGGAAGCGCCatttttgttttgatgttttgcggcgtagattcaaaagaaccgaccttcatttgttcaggaatcagactacgcTAGTCATACTGTACGCTTCATAGATTAAAACGAACCCGGCTCTTGAGTCATTTGTTCGCGAAGTCCGGTGTCCAGTCTGCATCGGCAGAAGAATGCAAGTTCGAGAACCAATAACGGAACCGAACGTCATGAAAGTCATTCCGTTCTGGtcattttttgtttaaaagttcCACAACCCTAGTTCCACATCTACAAAACATGACTAAATGTGCATTTACACTGGTGGCGATTAAATCTGTGGAGGTCGGCGAGTTTCTGCACTGTTGCTCGTGAGTAGGCATTCTTCCCTAACGGCTGAATCAGCAAAGTTCATAAACTCTGCTCAACTCTGTTGCATTGCCGACAGTATCCAATCgacaactctcattgaaaatgattcACTTCTGGTTAATTGCTGTCAGTCTGAACACCCCTTAAGATACCACAACAGTTGTCTACAGTCACCATATTTATGCTGAGTGTATAAAAGTACTGTGAAGTCAAAGATCTTGACTGATTTTGTCCAATCAACTTCAGAGGCAGCTGGAAAAGTCCAAACAGAAGCTTACGGCTCGAGAGAATGAGTTGAAGGAAATGAAGAATGTTGCAAATGTCCTCCGGGTAAGTTTATGgcttaaaataaaattacttcatATTTAAGCTTCAatcttatgttaaaatactttgtcctATACCATTTTAATGTtcagagtcaactataagcaaTTCATTGGTTAGTTGACTGGCTGAAAAGTGTGTAAACacttttcaaaacattgctctttttgttgctggctcaaccaatggtgtgagtttggggtgggacttacTGTTAATTAAAATACCTGAAAGGAAGACTGTGTTCGTGGTGGTATGAGGAGGGTTGCCAACATTTCACCACACAAATATGGGATGTTTGAGCACTTTGTCACTTCCATACGGGCATTTTGACACTTATACGGGACAAtatttattttggccaaaatatgcagcttaaatatgggacaatatTCATTTAGGCTAAAATATGGCACTTAAATACGAGACAACATTTAAGTATGTTGCTTAAATATGGAAAATattcatttcagccaaaatacactgcttaaatacaaaacaatatttaagtcagccAAAATAAgttgcttaaatatgggacaatatTCATTTAGGCTTAAGTACGGCACTTAAATACGagacaatatttaagtcagcCAAAATACGgcgcttaaatacgggacaatatTTATTCAGGCCAAAATACACTGCTTAAATACTggacaatatttaagttgaccaAAATATgttgcttaaatacgggacaatatTTATTTGAGCCAAATTATGATGCTTAAATATGAGACAGTTTTCATTTCAGCCACATGCTGCTTAAATAGAGGCCAATattcattttggccaaaatatgcCACTTAAATACGGGACAGTTTTTACTTAGGTGAACAATACATTGTTTAAATATGGGATGATATTCATTTCATCCAAAGGACAccgcttaaatacgggacaatattttttggggggccaAAATACGCTGTTTAAACacagaacaatatttatttaGATGAAAATACACTGCTTAATACGGGACAATATTTATTTTGGGCAAAATACACCCCTTAATACGTGAAAGTCTTCATTTCAGCCTAAATATGGcacatgaaaatattaattttggcTAAACAGTGCCATTTGAAAATGGGACAATATTAATTTCTGACAAAATacccagcttaaatacgggacaatagACGTATTGGGCAAAATATGCCACTTAAATATGGGAAATTAATTATTTCGGACAAATCACTGGATGTCCCAAATCCCGGCTAATATGGGACAATTGGCAATCCTAGGTAGGAGTAGTAAAGTAACACATTTAGAAACAACTGAAATTTGGGCAATTCAGTTTAGTGTCGGTAGTGGTACAGAAATTCCACAATTCACCTGTAAGCCAAAAAAGAACCAGAACAACACAtgcatattgtgttttttttttttttttttttttttgattaacattttttttattgattcatacattaaacaaagaaaagcaaaccttatatacacagaatcaacattaacccccactattacctctccccctcccaatccccaaccccaccctgaccctcaacaaatattccTGTGGTCACCCattagtatacacacacacacacacacacacacacaataaatatatatataataatcacacacattaataactatacccctctctccactgcccctccccgagagccctccaagaacgccaAATAATTCCCAACAAACaactccaaattccccagtcttctagatgacccttcttcggaagccgccaccctccccatctctgtgcaccactcctgaaatgggggcactccagccgacttccatccccttaaaacaacttgtctggcgatcataacactggttaggacccaattttgtaTGTGTTTGCATAGTATGTTTTAAACAATTTAGCCCTGGTATATCTGCCTATATGTGTGCAGGACCTGAGTCAGGCGACAGAGGAAGAAGGTGACAGGATCTTTACCGAACTTCTCAGCTTTATACGGAGGAGCCACACAGAGATGATTGAGCTGATCCAAACTCAGATGACCAATGAGATGGACCGAATCCACGGACACATGGAAGGTCTGGAACAGGAGATCTCGAAGCTAAAGAGGAAACAGTCCGAGCAAGAGCAACTTTCACACACTGACGATCACATCCATTTCCTTCAGGTAACAGTACTGACAGAGCGGAAGACATACAAAGACCTAGTTTGAGGAAATCaaaagaatcacgttactatacttacatttttgcacaattttaaagtggctcgttgtacgtatcacagcagtttcctggtgaaatgaacactagaggcgctacaacaatgacttgtattccctttcacacaaatcacaagtaaaacagcagaatgtcagttcataaacatgtaCTTTTTGCCACACAATGCTACatttactgtagtgcatgactcatttaaCATTTgtgttacataaccaactacatttacaagcttgtttaagtgcaATCAAATTGCACGGTTGCTgacagagcattgcacttgcgatgtaaaggggtacgagtcctgaagagcacacaagtccaAACGTAGccaaaagtgccatagaagcaccacaaaatgacgtgaattgcgtttttcatctcacatttgcgtTTTATGACTTTATGgggtttagatttaaggtttagaGTAGTACCTTGGACTTGCATCGATATGTGcaaggaaccacgtaatatcattttgcaaaaatgttcccATGTTGTCAcgcaattttcatgagatctggcTGTACTAATCTGTAGTGATGTCATGATCATCTTTGTAAAGAAGTAGCTCCTCAATTCTTCTCTTGATTTCAGGAAGTCCAGTCTCGCTGGCCCAATTCTCAGTCTGAAGACTTCCCCATCCTGACCGCTAATCCGCAGTTCTCTTTTGGAGAAGTCATCAAATCTCTCTTATCACTAACTGCACAAACAGAGGGCATTTGGACACTGGAGATAAGCAGGATATGCTCTGCAGGTAAAATTTATGACGGATGAACTAATTTGGTCTACATAAATGATGGATGGCAAACCAATTTTACTCACTGGAAACCACACTGATGTCCTCGCCAAACTAAAGAGCACAAAAAGCTGGCTTTGCAATCTGACCGGGCTGTggggcatcagaagtttctggggggcACAAGGAAACTCTAGATAGGCAATGCCCCCAGCCCCCTTTAGACCCACCTATGCTGTGAAAGATTGtacaaataacacaaaagaaAGTAGTGAAAATATGTGAAGAacttgtggaatttttttttccatctaacAAGGACGTACCTTTGCGATCTCTGTTCCCTGGTGAGCTAATAAAATGTTGCATAGCAGCCATATTGAAACTGGTGGACTTCATCAGCTCGTCATCTTAATGTACATCATGCATCAGATAATTGGTTGATGGA from Myxocyprinus asiaticus isolate MX2 ecotype Aquarium Trade chromosome 29, UBuf_Myxa_2, whole genome shotgun sequence includes the following:
- the ftr92 gene encoding tripartite motif-containing protein 16, translating into MEDQQDPRICSVCLQDLQENSCPQCQQTSTSGTDQDESIASVAESLERTRLQRDTSVDVQAETGDVECDSCTVNRGKAIKSCLVCLASYCDTHLRIHNDLNAGKTHCLVEVTGHLQGKMCSKHEKLLEVLCRTDQQCICYLCMLDDHKGHDVVSVAIGREEKQRQLEKSKQKLTARENELKEMKNVANVLRDLSQATEEEGDRIFTELLSFIRRSHTEMIELIQTQMTNEMDRIHGHMEGLEQEISKLKRKQSEQEQLSHTDDHIHFLQEVQSRWPNSQSEDFPILTANPQFSFGEVIKSLLSLTAQTEGIWTLEISRICSAVKTEKILLPSEPKMREDFLQFLVPLSLDPNTAHRNLCLSEQNQAVACSDEPQPYPEHPDRFEWWAQVLSKEGLTGRHYWEATWSGQYGVDIAVTYKDINRTGQDDASGFGFNRHSWSLDCSIFRYALVHDNLETEIAVPLSHRIGVYLDYRAGLLSFYSVSDSMILLHRAQTRFTQPLYPGFGLFQGSTAKFCGPDKEASTQATERRLYLQRSKLHLQTRRIHSQKTKNVTKICFTPNDSKIITAARGKQRKI